Proteins from one Halopseudomonas pelagia genomic window:
- a CDS encoding type VI secretion system tip protein VgrG: protein MFSAANQAHFTLDIRGLSHDFKVLSFEGVEHISQPYHFQLELVSERPDLDIDRLLQQPAFFSFAGNGKGIHGLIHRVAQGDAGKRLTRYHIDLVPHLFYLGHRTNQRIFQHLTVPQIIARVLSDHGIQADTYRFQLNSEYPQRIYCTQYDETDLHFIQRLCEEEGIHYHFEHSTDNHLLVFGDDQTGFPKLDRPTAYIQDSGLVADEPVIKRFAMRVETRPSRVTRRDYDFEKPHLLMEAAHKTEQPVEGDQPPVPLPDLEDYDYPGLFSERARGKHLAKRSLERHRSDYRLAEGKSDVFTLISGHFLTLSEHPRTDWNDLWLITGIQHEGKQPQVLEESVTSDTKASDGFTQGYRNQFTATPWDVPFRPQLAHPKPKVLGSQTAVVTGPEGEEIHCDQYGRIKVQFHWDREGQGNDQTSCWLRVSSSWAGNQYGGIAIPRIGMEVLITFLEGDPDQPLVTGCLYHKTHPVPYELPAHKTRSVFKTLSTAPGGGGDGYNELRIEDKKGEEQIYLHAQRDWDENIENDQKIRVGHERHDRVEANSYSEFMAEEHHTTHADRKTEIKADEHLTVGNNQHVKLGTGQFVEAGQEIHLSSGMKVVLEAGSEITFKVGSSFVKLDPSGVTLVGPSVKMNSGGSPGAGSGAAPLLPGEVQAADSDVAGGVLARAQRQALQKATPLCAICNDPKASKATP from the coding sequence ATGTTCTCCGCCGCCAACCAGGCCCACTTCACCCTCGATATTCGCGGCCTCAGCCACGACTTCAAAGTCCTGTCCTTCGAGGGCGTCGAGCACATCAGCCAGCCCTACCATTTCCAACTGGAACTGGTCAGCGAACGCCCGGACCTGGATATCGACCGCCTGCTGCAGCAACCGGCCTTCTTCAGCTTTGCAGGGAATGGTAAGGGCATCCACGGCCTGATCCACCGCGTCGCCCAGGGCGATGCCGGCAAGCGACTGACGCGCTACCATATCGACTTGGTCCCTCATCTGTTTTACCTGGGCCACCGCACCAATCAGCGCATCTTCCAGCACCTGACCGTACCGCAGATCATCGCCCGGGTATTAAGCGACCACGGCATCCAGGCCGACACCTACCGCTTCCAGCTCAACAGCGAATACCCACAACGAATCTACTGCACCCAGTACGACGAAACCGACCTGCATTTCATTCAGCGCCTGTGCGAAGAAGAGGGCATTCACTACCACTTCGAACACAGCACCGATAATCATCTTTTGGTGTTCGGCGACGACCAGACCGGCTTCCCGAAACTGGATCGCCCCACCGCTTACATTCAGGACAGCGGCCTGGTCGCAGACGAGCCAGTGATCAAGCGCTTCGCCATGCGCGTCGAAACCCGCCCTAGCCGCGTCACCCGCCGGGATTACGACTTCGAAAAACCCCATCTACTGATGGAAGCGGCACACAAGACCGAGCAGCCGGTCGAAGGCGATCAACCGCCAGTCCCGCTACCCGACCTGGAAGACTACGACTACCCCGGCCTGTTCAGCGAACGCGCCCGCGGCAAACACCTGGCCAAACGTAGCCTGGAACGCCACCGCAGCGACTACCGCCTGGCTGAAGGCAAGAGTGATGTATTTACACTGATCAGCGGCCACTTCCTCACGCTGTCCGAGCACCCCAGAACCGACTGGAATGACCTGTGGCTGATCACTGGTATTCAGCACGAAGGCAAGCAGCCCCAGGTATTGGAAGAGTCGGTCACCAGCGACACCAAAGCATCAGATGGATTCACCCAGGGCTACCGCAATCAATTCACCGCCACTCCCTGGGATGTGCCCTTCCGTCCACAACTCGCCCACCCAAAACCGAAAGTGCTCGGCAGCCAGACCGCCGTGGTCACCGGCCCTGAAGGCGAAGAAATCCACTGCGACCAATACGGCCGCATCAAGGTCCAGTTTCATTGGGATCGTGAAGGCCAGGGCAACGACCAGACCAGCTGCTGGCTCAGAGTCTCCTCCAGCTGGGCCGGCAACCAGTACGGCGGCATCGCCATTCCGCGCATCGGTATGGAAGTCCTCATCACCTTCCTCGAGGGCGACCCCGACCAACCCCTGGTTACCGGCTGCCTGTACCACAAGACCCACCCGGTTCCGTACGAGCTACCCGCACACAAAACCCGCAGCGTATTCAAAACCTTGAGCACGGCGCCAGGCGGCGGCGGGGATGGCTACAACGAACTGCGCATCGAAGACAAGAAAGGCGAAGAACAGATCTACCTGCACGCCCAGCGTGATTGGGACGAAAACATCGAGAACGACCAGAAGATCCGTGTTGGCCACGAACGCCATGACCGCGTCGAAGCCAACAGCTACTCGGAATTCATGGCCGAAGAACATCACACTACTCACGCAGACAGAAAGACCGAGATCAAAGCCGATGAGCATCTGACCGTCGGCAACAACCAACACGTCAAGCTCGGCACCGGCCAGTTCGTCGAAGCCGGTCAGGAGATACATCTCTCCAGCGGCATGAAAGTCGTCCTCGAAGCCGGCAGCGAAATCACCTTCAAGGTCGGCAGCAGCTTCGTCAAACTCGATCCCAGCGGTGTAACGCTGGTAGGCCCGAGCGTCAAAATGAACTCCGGTGGCAGTCCTGGTGCCGGCAGCGGAGCAGCGCCCTTGTTACCGGGTGAGGTACAGGCGGCGGATAGTGATGTGGCGGGTGGCGTTTTGGCTCGAGCCCAACGTCAGGCTCTGCAGAAAGCCACGCCCTTGTGCGCAATCTGTAATGATCCGAAAGCATCCAAGGCCACGCCATGA
- a CDS encoding zinc-binding dehydrogenase: protein MAHDQSEPSSDNIPDTMAAMLLTGHGGLDKLVYQQDVPTPQPENGQVLVRVTATAKNNTDRKAREGLYPTKDKTDTTSFQMGGTPTLTFPRIQGADVAGRVVAVGSGVDASRTGDRGLLDFNLYADDRRDINLTPDYYGHGADGGYAEYIAVPADQFHTIANPELSDAELASMGMCSYQTALHMLTSAGIQAGERVLVTGASGGVGTALIQLCRIIGAIPYALSQQDKADALIKLGAEAVLDRTNMQDFTGQIRALTQDKPIDAVMDLIGGEMTDLFIDSMIFDMNSRTSYPRLSIAGASGGNVSEIMWTRIYLYQVQIFGVSHGTREEAEQLIAWIRSGELKPVLHAAFKLSDLHRAEEYFVNRGSHYLGKIVIVPDAQWQQHGAPYALPESP from the coding sequence ATGGCGCACGATCAGTCAGAGCCCAGCAGCGACAACATCCCCGATACCATGGCAGCGATGCTGCTTACCGGCCACGGCGGCCTCGACAAGCTGGTTTACCAGCAGGATGTCCCCACGCCCCAGCCAGAAAACGGCCAGGTCTTGGTCCGCGTCACCGCGACCGCCAAGAACAATACCGACCGCAAGGCCCGCGAAGGCCTCTACCCGACCAAAGACAAGACCGACACCACCTCGTTCCAAATGGGTGGCACCCCTACCCTGACCTTCCCCCGCATCCAGGGCGCGGACGTGGCTGGGCGAGTTGTAGCGGTTGGCTCTGGTGTAGACGCATCACGTACCGGCGACCGTGGTCTGCTTGACTTCAATCTGTACGCCGATGACCGGCGGGATATTAACCTCACCCCCGATTACTACGGCCATGGTGCGGATGGCGGCTACGCCGAATATATCGCCGTGCCTGCCGATCAGTTCCACACCATCGCTAATCCGGAGCTGAGCGATGCCGAGTTGGCCTCGATGGGTATGTGCTCCTATCAGACCGCGCTGCATATGCTTACCTCCGCCGGCATTCAGGCGGGTGAACGCGTATTGGTTACCGGCGCCAGCGGCGGCGTGGGTACCGCGCTTATCCAGCTATGCCGCATTATCGGCGCCATCCCCTATGCGCTGAGTCAGCAAGACAAGGCAGACGCATTGATCAAGCTAGGCGCTGAGGCGGTGCTGGATCGCACTAACATGCAGGATTTCACCGGTCAGATCCGCGCCCTTACCCAAGACAAACCCATCGACGCCGTGATGGACCTGATCGGCGGCGAGATGACCGACCTGTTTATCGACAGCATGATCTTCGACATGAACAGTCGCACCAGCTACCCGCGTCTCAGTATTGCCGGCGCCAGCGGTGGCAATGTCAGCGAAATCATGTGGACGCGGATCTATCTGTACCAGGTGCAGATCTTCGGCGTATCGCACGGTACCCGTGAAGAAGCCGAGCAACTGATCGCCTGGATCCGCAGCGGCGAGCTCAAACCGGTATTGCATGCCGCGTTCAAGCTATCGGACCTGCACCGCGCCGAAGAATATTTCGTTAATCGTGGCAGCCATTACCTGGGCAAGATCGTCATTGTGCCCGACGCACAATGGCAGCAGCACGGCGCCCCCTATGCGCTACCGGAGAGCCCATGA
- a CDS encoding DUF4123 domain-containing protein yields the protein MTTEYLLLDGVVYDQALPRLYGRDDDLEIEPLYSGTPWQEVADLGPILVRPGPRSTLLEEVENEPEWRTCAAKLSSSDPMVDVARHLRQFNKLTDTLGNERLLRYADPLVAWFWLNSCGPASLRRILGPIIEWQIVQPQCTWAPQSDICRHVFSSIEATDGEPLQKLGQAQMTGLEKAYHWQLKERLYVWLKENQPTDLARLPAEQIDTWLSERLTSADSFGVTSERSIAIWCALSLSQGDDFAAADEGVYQQWSVRQKGKPLHTADQRLQQYYQESV from the coding sequence ATGACTACAGAGTACTTGCTGCTGGACGGCGTTGTGTATGACCAGGCACTCCCCCGTCTGTACGGTCGCGACGACGATCTGGAAATCGAGCCACTTTACTCAGGCACGCCCTGGCAGGAAGTCGCTGACCTGGGGCCAATTCTGGTAAGACCTGGGCCACGCTCCACCCTTTTGGAAGAGGTAGAGAACGAACCTGAATGGCGTACCTGCGCAGCTAAACTTTCAAGCTCGGACCCGATGGTTGATGTTGCTCGCCATCTGCGTCAGTTCAACAAACTCACCGATACCCTTGGCAATGAGCGCCTACTGCGTTACGCCGATCCGCTAGTAGCCTGGTTCTGGCTGAATAGCTGCGGCCCGGCCAGTCTCAGGCGGATTCTAGGGCCAATAATTGAATGGCAGATTGTGCAACCGCAATGCACATGGGCTCCGCAGTCTGATATCTGCAGGCATGTCTTCAGCAGTATTGAAGCCACTGACGGCGAGCCATTACAAAAGCTCGGCCAAGCACAAATGACCGGGCTGGAAAAAGCTTATCACTGGCAACTGAAAGAACGGCTTTATGTCTGGTTGAAGGAAAACCAGCCAACTGACCTGGCGCGGCTTCCCGCTGAACAAATTGATACCTGGCTTTCCGAACGCCTGACCAGCGCGGATTCATTTGGTGTGACCAGTGAGCGAAGCATTGCCATCTGGTGCGCGCTCAGCCTGAGCCAAGGAGACGACTTCGCTGCAGCGGACGAAGGTGTTTATCAGCAATGGAGTGTGCGCCAGAAGGGCAAGCCCTTGCACACCGCCGATCAGCGACTGCAGCAGTATTACCAGGAATCAGTATGA
- the glmS gene encoding glutamine--fructose-6-phosphate transaminase (isomerizing), with protein MCGIVGAVAQRNITPILIEGLLRLEYRGYDSAGVAVLAEGNGIHRVRAVGKVVELQNALQATPAVGHLGIAHTRWATHGKPAEHNAHPHMSGKLAIVHNGIIENHSPLRKKLIELGYQFTSETDTEVVAHLIAHHYSESHDLLGAFRTALGELHGAYALALMHEDQPETLYCARMGSPLVIGEGSDEHYIGSDPLALLQVTDRFRYLEEGDHARLTINTCEIWDRQNQSVDRPLIRYEHAAHSLEKGEYRHYMLKEIFEQPQAIRDTLAGIVGDDHVLTAILGPDAETRLVDIANIHIVACGTSYHAGLVARYWIEAQADIPCTVEVASEYRYRTVVVPDNTLLITISQSGETADTLAALRFAKDQGYLATLAICNVAGSSLVREADWRLLTHAGPEIGVASTKAFTTQLVALLWLTTALAQVKGKPADQIAANVKALKDLPAIIDQALTLEPRITTLAERFANKHHALFLGRGTHYPIAMEGALKLKEISYIHAEAYAAGELKHGPLALVDEDMPVVSVAPSDALLEKLKSNLEEVRARGGQLITFACETIDQSDDSNHEIICLPFVEDCISPILYTIPLQLLSYHVALVKGTDVDKPRNLAKSVTVE; from the coding sequence ATGTGCGGAATCGTCGGCGCCGTCGCCCAGCGCAATATCACCCCAATTCTGATTGAAGGCCTGCTGCGTCTTGAGTATCGGGGTTACGACTCCGCCGGCGTCGCCGTTCTTGCCGAAGGCAATGGAATTCACCGGGTACGCGCAGTCGGCAAGGTCGTCGAGCTGCAAAACGCCTTGCAAGCCACTCCAGCGGTCGGCCACTTGGGCATCGCCCACACTCGCTGGGCCACCCACGGCAAGCCGGCTGAGCACAACGCCCACCCACATATGTCCGGCAAGCTGGCGATCGTGCATAACGGCATCATCGAGAATCACAGTCCGCTGCGTAAAAAGCTGATTGAGCTCGGTTACCAGTTCACCTCGGAGACCGACACCGAAGTCGTCGCGCACTTGATTGCCCATCACTACAGCGAAAGCCACGACCTGCTCGGCGCCTTCCGCACTGCGTTAGGCGAACTGCACGGCGCTTACGCACTAGCTCTGATGCACGAAGACCAACCAGAAACGCTCTACTGCGCCCGCATGGGCAGCCCGCTGGTGATCGGCGAAGGCAGTGACGAGCACTATATCGGCTCCGATCCGCTGGCCCTGTTGCAGGTAACCGACCGCTTCCGCTACCTGGAAGAAGGCGACCACGCGCGCCTGACCATCAACACCTGCGAAATCTGGGACCGCCAAAACCAGAGCGTCGATCGTCCATTGATCCGCTATGAACACGCCGCGCACAGTCTGGAAAAAGGTGAATACCGTCACTACATGCTCAAGGAAATCTTCGAGCAGCCCCAAGCCATCCGCGACACCTTGGCCGGCATTGTCGGTGACGATCATGTGCTTACTGCAATCCTCGGCCCCGACGCAGAAACCCGTCTGGTCGATATCGCCAATATTCATATCGTCGCCTGCGGCACCAGTTATCACGCCGGTCTGGTCGCGCGCTACTGGATCGAAGCCCAGGCAGATATCCCCTGCACTGTCGAAGTTGCCAGCGAATACCGCTATCGCACTGTCGTAGTGCCGGACAACACCCTGCTGATCACCATATCCCAGTCCGGCGAAACCGCCGACACTCTGGCTGCGCTGCGCTTCGCCAAGGACCAGGGTTACCTTGCCACTCTTGCGATCTGCAACGTTGCCGGCAGTTCGCTGGTCCGCGAAGCCGACTGGCGCCTGCTGACCCACGCCGGCCCGGAAATTGGTGTCGCCTCGACCAAAGCTTTCACCACCCAACTGGTAGCCCTGTTATGGCTGACCACCGCACTGGCCCAAGTGAAGGGCAAACCAGCCGACCAGATCGCCGCCAACGTAAAAGCGCTCAAGGATCTGCCTGCCATCATTGACCAGGCGCTGACCCTTGAACCCCGCATTACCACCCTGGCAGAGCGCTTTGCCAACAAGCATCATGCGCTGTTCCTGGGCCGCGGCACGCACTACCCCATCGCAATGGAAGGCGCACTAAAGCTCAAAGAAATCAGCTATATACATGCGGAAGCTTATGCCGCAGGCGAACTCAAGCATGGTCCCCTGGCCCTGGTAGACGAAGATATGCCCGTCGTCAGCGTCGCCCCCAGCGATGCCCTGCTGGAAAAGCTCAAGTCCAACCTGGAAGAAGTCCGCGCCCGCGGTGGTCAGTTGATCACTTTCGCCTGCGAGACCATCGATCAAAGCGACGACAGCAATCACGAAATCATATGCCTGCCCTTCGTCGAGGACTGTATCTCACCGATCTTGTACACCATTCCGCTGCAGCTGCTCAGTTATCACGTAGCCTTGGTCAAAGGCACCGACGTAGACAAGCCTCGCAACCTGGCGAAGTCCGTCACAGTCGAATAA
- a CDS encoding T6SS effector BTH_I2691 family protein, translating to MQQQDNATKDSLKANFEDKPAGFTGQCPLQQQEVAIFPVRYAVDEAPQDPDDPAPNPIPADWQGHQSLPRLHKRTYTLRQLRDGWLYVVDRTTNTLDEYQVQGSSFSKVSQGSAESGDPSSCANATRHLLYPRDHELLLAYSSVEWTSYTRERMADPELQSRWMRELDLNSYVRTLDAPHCAPLKQLADTVADIDAGQALAGQRFDSTTTPSEPIDTDAYYKSALGSDTVLGSVPDQDSALFIALEDTLGILDDLSMQAAGPAIELATFESEHMHRLTIAEHVEMLAGTNFSELESQMGLTPDEFYQFKQKAQRYLTAKATHREEMQSPSEFSGISSSIDSTRLEIELNTEYGDTIVDQLNSLIDQWAARDDLRGQVRFEESQQFSFEKRQELAQIQAALTPSLEDLIAWLEHLGSDPLSIFHDQTDEEQCLELISNADAWLGFLTQDQVGQSWFAKDYASPQTLLGLALYNFDAELASGIEQLANEFIDEESISLATASSVAKRTQEVSDVLSNETIRNSKIFQSLSQPAQQSFDTLIKVASSNFEKLWEGFEYKLLPAISSRLAPKWRTIGYVSITISIQTQLDVIIPTVVKNPEYRQQLARWTREEILLKRQISAQQRIVRTGNTHDQRAADIHVRRLSSDLEKLTAEMPQQIVARGTIRAQVQSNEIQQRLVALQTLGRSELAVQMELKARDYGAYMRRVNDWVINNFNRGFAGLITVLNIWNVHAAMIVARADGEWSQGDSLSVGTATATMLSGLTALSLMPMWSRMAQLTGNIAMSNGKSKTMLLTKAASNKWLVGHEFKLMFKTFAARAITMSGLAVIASVMEGVQIWGDIERSRATDEKIVNGAKLFGVSGLGLIGAYQLYAASSAWLGGGAAGAVFAPWTLIAVAIFGSIILISSAILESIKREGFKLWLHRSRWSSSDADYWSDTDEGHKDEMRALHEVLMRPTILAQTLDSTLSDRYNPNRGGIWIKLVLPPDVAGHDINIHPAMVTEGGWLSADRQTSHRSGMYAGYFSQGNWVRLDDLAEWDSLEARRYRHQTAAQYGLNDWRVWLVHLPHSKGMDRMEVEIHYPPALLQRPDNKGYRFSVDLNGVKAGTLYENPYVKGQVTEPTDSIEKLVLDSIPSGSRSSFTLGVI from the coding sequence ATGCAGCAGCAGGATAACGCGACCAAAGACAGCCTTAAGGCCAATTTCGAAGACAAGCCCGCAGGCTTTACCGGACAGTGCCCGCTTCAGCAACAGGAAGTGGCAATCTTCCCGGTACGTTATGCTGTCGATGAAGCACCGCAAGATCCAGACGACCCAGCGCCCAATCCTATTCCGGCCGACTGGCAGGGCCACCAGTCCTTACCGCGACTACACAAACGCACCTACACCCTTCGCCAACTTCGCGACGGCTGGCTGTATGTAGTAGATCGCACCACCAACACGCTTGACGAATACCAGGTACAAGGTTCCAGCTTCAGCAAGGTGTCTCAGGGCAGCGCCGAGTCAGGCGACCCGTCCAGCTGCGCGAATGCCACCAGACACCTGCTCTACCCTCGCGACCATGAACTTTTGCTCGCCTATTCCAGTGTCGAGTGGACCTCATACACCCGGGAACGGATGGCGGATCCTGAGCTACAGTCGCGCTGGATGCGCGAACTTGATTTAAACAGTTATGTGCGCACCCTGGATGCCCCGCATTGCGCCCCGCTCAAGCAGCTAGCGGATACGGTAGCTGATATCGATGCAGGCCAAGCCTTAGCTGGACAACGTTTTGACAGCACCACAACCCCCAGCGAACCAATAGATACTGATGCCTATTACAAATCCGCTTTAGGCAGCGATACGGTGCTCGGTAGTGTTCCCGACCAGGATTCAGCTCTGTTTATTGCCCTGGAAGACACCTTGGGCATACTGGACGACCTCAGCATGCAGGCGGCGGGCCCAGCCATTGAGCTGGCAACATTCGAATCCGAGCACATGCACCGCCTCACCATCGCAGAACACGTAGAAATGCTCGCAGGCACAAACTTTTCCGAGCTTGAGTCGCAGATGGGGCTGACGCCCGATGAGTTCTACCAGTTCAAACAGAAAGCTCAGCGTTATCTGACCGCCAAAGCTACCCATCGAGAGGAGATGCAGAGCCCAAGCGAGTTTAGCGGAATTTCGTCATCCATAGACTCGACCCGCCTAGAAATCGAACTCAATACCGAGTACGGCGATACTATCGTCGACCAGTTGAACAGCCTGATAGATCAATGGGCCGCCCGTGACGACTTGAGAGGCCAGGTACGCTTTGAGGAATCGCAGCAGTTCTCCTTCGAAAAACGCCAGGAATTAGCGCAGATTCAAGCCGCTCTGACGCCAAGCCTGGAGGACTTGATCGCCTGGTTGGAGCACCTGGGGAGCGACCCGCTCAGTATATTTCACGACCAGACTGACGAAGAACAATGCCTGGAACTGATCAGCAATGCTGATGCCTGGCTTGGCTTCTTAACCCAAGATCAGGTCGGCCAGAGCTGGTTTGCTAAAGACTACGCCTCGCCTCAGACCCTGTTGGGATTGGCCCTGTACAACTTCGACGCTGAGCTCGCCTCTGGTATAGAGCAACTGGCGAACGAGTTCATTGATGAGGAAAGCATTAGCCTGGCTACAGCCAGTTCTGTCGCCAAACGCACTCAGGAAGTGTCTGACGTTCTGAGCAATGAGACCATCCGCAACAGCAAGATATTCCAAAGCCTGAGCCAACCAGCTCAGCAGAGCTTTGACACCCTGATAAAAGTGGCCAGTAGTAACTTCGAGAAACTCTGGGAAGGGTTTGAGTACAAGTTGCTGCCGGCAATCAGCTCGCGATTGGCCCCAAAATGGCGAACCATCGGCTACGTATCCATCACGATCTCGATCCAAACACAGCTTGACGTGATTATCCCGACGGTCGTCAAAAACCCTGAGTACCGGCAACAACTGGCACGCTGGACACGCGAAGAGATCTTGCTCAAACGTCAGATATCAGCCCAACAACGTATCGTTCGTACCGGGAATACTCATGATCAAAGAGCCGCGGATATTCATGTCCGTAGGCTGTCCAGCGACCTTGAAAAGCTGACAGCGGAAATGCCTCAGCAGATTGTTGCGCGCGGTACGATCCGAGCTCAAGTCCAATCGAACGAAATCCAGCAGCGCCTGGTTGCCCTTCAAACTCTCGGCCGTTCTGAGCTGGCTGTACAGATGGAACTCAAGGCCCGCGACTACGGCGCCTATATGAGGCGGGTCAACGACTGGGTAATCAACAACTTCAATCGAGGTTTCGCCGGACTTATTACCGTCCTCAACATCTGGAACGTGCACGCAGCGATGATCGTCGCCAGAGCGGACGGGGAATGGAGCCAGGGCGACTCATTGTCGGTGGGAACAGCTACGGCAACGATGTTGAGCGGGCTAACCGCATTGTCGTTAATGCCTATGTGGTCAAGAATGGCGCAGTTGACCGGTAACATCGCGATGTCCAATGGCAAATCTAAAACAATGTTGCTGACAAAAGCCGCATCCAATAAGTGGCTCGTTGGCCATGAGTTTAAACTCATGTTTAAGACCTTTGCAGCGAGAGCCATCACGATGTCCGGGCTGGCAGTAATAGCTTCAGTAATGGAAGGTGTACAAATTTGGGGTGATATTGAGCGGTCCCGAGCCACCGATGAGAAGATCGTAAATGGCGCAAAGCTATTTGGAGTTTCTGGTCTTGGTCTTATTGGCGCTTATCAACTATATGCAGCCTCTTCTGCCTGGCTTGGTGGGGGTGCAGCGGGCGCTGTTTTTGCGCCTTGGACGCTCATAGCAGTAGCTATATTCGGTTCGATTATTTTGATTTCTTCTGCGATTCTCGAGAGTATCAAGCGCGAAGGCTTTAAGCTTTGGCTACATCGGAGTCGGTGGAGCAGTTCCGACGCAGACTACTGGTCCGATACTGACGAAGGCCACAAGGATGAAATGCGCGCTCTCCATGAAGTACTAATGCGCCCAACAATTCTCGCGCAAACTCTCGATAGCACATTGAGCGACCGTTATAACCCCAACCGCGGTGGAATCTGGATAAAGCTAGTATTGCCCCCAGACGTCGCGGGGCACGATATTAATATCCACCCCGCTATGGTCACCGAGGGCGGTTGGTTAAGTGCCGACCGTCAAACATCCCACCGTTCGGGCATGTATGCCGGTTACTTTTCGCAAGGAAACTGGGTGAGACTGGATGACCTAGCTGAATGGGATTCACTGGAAGCGCGCAGATATAGGCATCAAACTGCCGCCCAGTATGGGCTAAATGACTGGCGAGTTTGGCTCGTTCATCTCCCGCACAGCAAAGGCATGGATCGTATGGAAGTAGAAATCCATTACCCACCTGCACTGTTGCAACGTCCCGACAATAAGGGGTATCGCTTCAGTGTTGACCTCAATGGAGTGAAAGCAGGAACACTCTATGAGAACCCTTACGTAAAGGGCCAGGTAACCGAGCCAACTGATAGCATTGAGAAATTGGTGCTAGACAGCATTCCCAGCGGCTCACGAAGCAGTTTTACTTTAGGAGTAATTTAA
- a CDS encoding exonuclease domain-containing protein, whose translation MNALLNYAPLPVLPAYNALQQSVIDQARSWILGDSLVLDCETCGLGEAAEIIEISIMTMGGVLLFNSLIKPSHPIPEEATAVHGITDDMVANAPAWPEVHDKVWELIRGRRVLAYSAAFDFGRLDVMARLYGLDCPAVISRTAGRIELSDGTTWECVMQAYAQLWQEPTASAKSADGWRWKALTEACRAQGIPVGRAHRALEDCLMTQALVNAMAGEPATRANSF comes from the coding sequence ATGAACGCGCTACTCAACTACGCCCCATTGCCCGTATTACCGGCCTATAACGCGCTGCAGCAGTCAGTGATTGATCAGGCGCGGAGCTGGATTCTGGGTGACAGTCTGGTGCTGGATTGTGAGACATGCGGTCTGGGCGAGGCAGCAGAGATTATCGAAATCTCGATCATGACCATGGGCGGCGTATTGCTGTTCAACTCGCTGATCAAGCCGTCCCATCCCATTCCGGAAGAAGCTACAGCCGTACATGGCATCACGGATGACATGGTCGCCAACGCACCCGCTTGGCCGGAGGTGCATGACAAGGTATGGGAGCTGATCAGGGGCCGACGAGTGTTGGCATACAGCGCGGCTTTTGACTTCGGACGGCTCGACGTCATGGCGCGTTTATATGGTTTGGATTGCCCGGCGGTCATTTCGCGCACTGCGGGCCGGATTGAGTTGTCAGACGGCACGACATGGGAGTGCGTGATGCAGGCCTATGCGCAGCTCTGGCAAGAACCTACTGCCAGCGCCAAGAGTGCGGATGGGTGGCGCTGGAAAGCCCTTACCGAGGCGTGCCGAGCACAGGGCATTCCGGTTGGCCGTGCCCATCGCGCGCTGGAAGACTGTTTGATGACTCAGGCTCTGGTCAATGCCATGGCTGGGGAACCGGCTACGCGGGCTAATAGCTTTTAA